The Nostoc sp. 'Lobaria pulmonaria (5183) cyanobiont' genome window below encodes:
- the queG gene encoding tRNA epoxyqueuosine(34) reductase QueG: MNQYSVTSSSLVKEKASELGFHKVGITAVDRVNATEAQRLQAWIELGYHADMKWMANPKRQDIRLVMPEVRSLVCVALNYYTPHQRPESEEYAKISRYGWGRDYHKVMHRKLKQLSIWLKSLDAGVLALYYADTGPVQDKVLAQQAGIGWIAKNGNVITREYGSWVFLGEVLTNLELESDRPHTEHCGSCTRCLQACPTGAITQPFVVDANRCIAYHTIENRDKELPETIAPNLQGWVAGCDICQDVCPWNQRFAQTTDIAEFQPYPGNIAPHLLELAQISDREWDKRFPASALRRIKPEMLRRNALANLDASRHKNDPESNYF; this comes from the coding sequence ATGAATCAGTATTCTGTAACGAGCAGCAGTCTGGTGAAAGAAAAAGCCAGCGAGTTGGGCTTTCACAAAGTTGGAATTACTGCTGTAGATCGGGTAAATGCCACAGAAGCGCAGAGGTTGCAAGCATGGATTGAACTAGGTTATCACGCTGATATGAAATGGATGGCTAATCCAAAGCGTCAGGATATCCGCTTAGTGATGCCAGAGGTGCGATCGCTAGTGTGTGTAGCGCTGAATTACTACACACCACATCAACGTCCTGAAAGTGAGGAATACGCCAAAATTTCCCGTTATGGTTGGGGAAGAGATTATCACAAGGTAATGCATAGAAAACTCAAACAGCTATCTATATGGCTAAAATCACTTGATGCAGGCGTATTAGCTCTTTATTATGCAGATACTGGCCCGGTGCAAGATAAAGTGTTGGCTCAACAAGCTGGAATTGGTTGGATTGCCAAGAATGGTAATGTAATTACACGGGAATATGGCTCTTGGGTATTTTTGGGAGAAGTGTTGACCAATTTAGAATTAGAGAGCGATCGCCCACACACAGAACACTGTGGTAGCTGTACTCGTTGTCTTCAGGCTTGTCCCACAGGTGCAATTACTCAGCCTTTTGTTGTCGATGCTAATCGTTGCATTGCTTATCATACAATAGAAAATCGTGACAAGGAATTGCCAGAGACGATCGCACCTAATTTGCAAGGCTGGGTTGCTGGTTGCGATATTTGCCAAGATGTTTGTCCTTGGAATCAGCGTTTTGCCCAAACAACTGATATTGCAGAGTTTCAGCCTTATCCTGGGAATATTGCTCCCCACCTGCTAGAATTAGCCCAAATCTCAGATCGGGAGTGGGATAAACGTTTTCCAGCATCTGCCTTGCGGCGGATTAAGCCAGAAATGTTACGACGCAACGCCCTAGCTAATCTTGACGCATCCAGGCACAAGAATGACCCAGAAAGTAATTATTTTTGA
- a CDS encoding ketosteroid isomerase family protein, translating into MTSAEFISPAQFEEFQIEGITEPSVLRYFETLNAGEFEATAALFSVDGVMRPPFESDIVGTDAIAAYLKQEGQNIKAYPNTGIAETVENGDIQVQVTGKAQTSWCSVNVLWLFILNQQQQISYTRIKLLASPKELLSLRREK; encoded by the coding sequence ATGACCTCTGCTGAATTTATATCGCCAGCGCAGTTTGAAGAATTCCAGATTGAGGGAATTACAGAACCAAGCGTACTGCGTTATTTTGAAACCTTAAATGCAGGAGAATTTGAGGCAACTGCTGCCTTGTTTTCGGTAGATGGTGTGATGCGTCCGCCATTTGAATCTGATATTGTGGGGACAGATGCGATCGCAGCCTACTTAAAACAAGAAGGTCAAAACATTAAAGCTTACCCCAACACAGGAATAGCCGAGACTGTAGAAAATGGAGATATCCAAGTCCAGGTAACAGGTAAAGCACAAACTTCGTGGTGTAGTGTCAATGTATTGTGGCTATTTATACTCAACCAACAACAGCAAATTTCTTATACTAGAATCAAGCTTTTAGCTTCCCCCAAAGAGTTACTTTCTTTACGTCGTGAAAAGTAA
- a CDS encoding ATP-binding protein, with protein sequence MKSELHVPSDLNFLNIVENWLLGCLKIQLGESVDWSRQSSRLRLALVEAYSNAVRHAHKDQPNLPILLRLEVKDRDFALEIWDYGEGFDMSNYYAPNPMEKQEGGYGWLIMNRLMDKVDYKLQVNGANCLKLEATLPELVQ encoded by the coding sequence ATGAAAAGTGAGCTTCATGTACCAAGCGACTTGAATTTTCTGAATATTGTTGAAAACTGGTTGTTGGGATGTTTGAAAATTCAGCTAGGGGAATCTGTAGATTGGTCGCGGCAATCAAGTCGTTTGAGACTGGCTTTAGTGGAAGCCTACTCTAATGCAGTCCGTCATGCCCATAAGGATCAACCAAATTTACCGATTTTACTGCGCTTGGAAGTGAAAGACCGGGATTTTGCCCTAGAAATTTGGGATTACGGCGAAGGCTTTGATATGTCTAACTACTACGCTCCAAACCCGATGGAAAAGCAAGAAGGTGGTTATGGTTGGCTGATTATGAATCGTCTCATGGATAAAGTAGATTACAAGTTGCAGGTTAATGGTGCCAACTGTCTGAAGTTAGAAGCTACTTTACCCGAATTAGTCCAATAG
- a CDS encoding SpoIIE family protein phosphatase, with product MAEIGTDKLKLMVVDDEPDNLDLLYRTFRRDFQVYKANHAFGALEILDQFGEMAVIISDQRMPEMNGTEFFSRTVERFPDTIRILLTGFTDVEDLVDAINSGQVFKYITKPWNPERLRSLVEQATDTYRLVKKRTQELRRALRRESLFNAVTTAIRESLDYDSMLQKIVATIGGTFEATSCLLKPVEGDRLTQDEFFYRDPKSDLLDCFFDSSVLIEKVLETRHYQLAQDIYNGNPGHHLVVPLSYHQHLLAVLTLHQWGRDRPWEDEDIQLIAGVAEQAALALSQAKLYQRLQEKQQQIHTELEVARQIQYNLLRQSLPDIKGVKVQACCYPAREVGGDFFEVFVHPKGDLWLAVGDVSGKGVPAALFMASIISVLRRELSQETPAEPNVVMQNLNHALSEDLISNNYFVTLVLACYTPSTKELVYTNAGHIYPILWSRCSTLAENPNYLKVRSVPLGILPKWQAQSGRLVLAAGDTLLLASDGITEAMVSNNHNSTGTTEAGVEPVNRSMLNQDGLWQLLQQEQQPLSLNHLLARIQADNHVQEDDQTILSLEIL from the coding sequence ATGGCTGAGATTGGTACGGACAAACTTAAACTCATGGTGGTAGATGATGAGCCAGATAACCTAGATTTACTCTACCGCACTTTTAGGCGAGATTTTCAAGTATATAAAGCCAATCATGCCTTTGGTGCTCTGGAGATATTGGATCAATTTGGCGAAATGGCGGTAATTATTTCTGACCAAAGAATGCCAGAAATGAATGGGACTGAATTTTTTAGTCGCACCGTAGAACGCTTTCCAGACACGATTAGGATTTTGTTAACTGGTTTTACTGATGTCGAAGATTTAGTAGATGCGATTAACTCCGGTCAGGTATTCAAGTACATTACCAAACCCTGGAATCCAGAACGGCTGAGAAGCTTAGTTGAGCAAGCTACTGATACATATCGCCTAGTTAAGAAGCGCACCCAAGAGTTACGTCGGGCCCTACGGCGAGAATCTTTGTTTAATGCGGTAACAACAGCAATTCGGGAATCTTTAGACTACGATAGTATGCTGCAAAAAATTGTCGCAACTATTGGAGGAACATTTGAAGCTACGAGTTGCTTGCTCAAACCAGTAGAGGGCGATCGCCTTACACAAGACGAGTTTTTCTACCGCGATCCGAAATCTGATCTATTAGATTGCTTCTTCGACTCAAGTGTTTTAATAGAAAAGGTGCTGGAAACCCGTCATTATCAACTTGCTCAAGATATATATAACGGTAATCCTGGTCATCACCTAGTTGTGCCACTTAGCTACCATCAGCATCTGTTGGCTGTGCTAACCCTGCACCAATGGGGACGCGATCGCCCTTGGGAAGACGAAGACATCCAACTAATTGCAGGTGTTGCTGAACAAGCAGCCTTAGCCCTCTCCCAAGCAAAACTCTACCAACGCCTCCAAGAAAAGCAACAGCAGATTCACACTGAGTTAGAGGTGGCTCGCCAAATTCAATACAACCTGCTACGCCAAAGTTTACCTGACATCAAAGGTGTGAAGGTACAAGCTTGCTGCTATCCGGCGCGAGAAGTCGGAGGCGATTTTTTTGAAGTTTTTGTCCATCCCAAAGGTGACTTGTGGTTGGCAGTGGGTGATGTTTCTGGCAAGGGCGTCCCAGCAGCTTTATTTATGGCTAGTATTATTTCAGTTTTGCGCCGAGAATTATCTCAAGAAACACCAGCAGAGCCGAATGTGGTCATGCAGAACCTCAACCACGCTCTCAGTGAAGATTTAATTAGCAACAATTATTTTGTCACTCTTGTGTTAGCTTGTTATACCCCTAGCACTAAGGAACTGGTCTACACTAATGCCGGTCATATTTATCCAATATTATGGTCGCGTTGCTCGACTTTAGCTGAAAATCCCAATTACCTGAAAGTTCGCAGCGTTCCTTTGGGGATTTTGCCTAAGTGGCAGGCACAGTCTGGTCGCTTGGTTCTCGCTGCTGGAGACACATTGTTACTAGCCAGCGATGGAATTACGGAAGCAATGGTATCAAATAATCATAATTCAACAGGAACAACTGAGGCTGGGGTTGAGCCAGTGAACCGTTCGATGCTAAATCAAGATGGTCTTTGGCAACTCTTACAACAAGAGCAACAACCACTTTCTCTGAACCATTTACTAGCTCGCATCCAGGCAGATAATCACGTTCAAGAAGACGATCAAACTATACTTTCACTGGAGATTTTGTAA
- a CDS encoding response regulator transcription factor produces the protein MSKIRIALIEDHDLTRVGIRTALQQKDEIEVVGEAANAAEGLKMLKMLQPDIAIVDIGLPDKDGIELTREVKSTTNAQQLLTKVLILTLRDNKEAVLAAFAAGADSYCMKDIKFDNLLEAVRVTYNGNAWIDPAIARIVLQQAQQNPQKLESALVDSKTIALNPDSFENLEEIPPYTLTERELEVLQLIVEGCSNAVIAERLYITVGTVKTHVRNILNKLCADDRTQAAVRALRSGLVG, from the coding sequence ATGAGTAAAATTCGTATCGCTCTGATTGAAGATCATGACCTAACTCGTGTGGGTATTCGCACAGCACTACAGCAAAAGGATGAAATTGAAGTTGTAGGTGAAGCTGCTAATGCTGCTGAGGGTCTAAAAATGTTAAAAATGCTACAACCAGATATTGCAATTGTAGATATTGGTTTACCAGATAAGGATGGCATTGAATTAACACGGGAGGTAAAATCTACTACTAATGCACAGCAGCTACTCACAAAAGTGTTAATTTTGACGCTGCGGGATAACAAAGAAGCGGTATTGGCAGCTTTTGCTGCTGGTGCAGACTCTTACTGTATGAAAGATATCAAATTCGATAATTTGCTGGAAGCAGTGCGAGTAACTTACAATGGCAACGCCTGGATCGATCCAGCGATCGCTCGGATTGTATTACAACAAGCGCAACAAAATCCTCAAAAGTTGGAATCGGCTTTGGTCGATTCTAAGACTATTGCTCTTAACCCAGATTCTTTTGAGAATTTGGAAGAAATTCCACCTTACACCCTGACAGAAAGGGAATTGGAAGTGTTACAGTTGATTGTCGAAGGTTGTAGTAATGCAGTAATTGCGGAAAGACTTTACATCACAGTTGGCACTGTTAAAACTCACGTTCGTAATATTTTGAATAAGCTATGTGCCGATGACCGTACCCAAGCAGCAGTCCGCGCCTTGCGTTCTGGGTTAGTTGGATAA
- a CDS encoding WecB/TagA/CpsF family glycosyltransferase — protein MSNGNQAFSVLGIPVHVMADYPGWLLECLHTGKGTHVVTLNAEMTMQAERNQLLAQVIKNAELVIPDGAGVVLYLRWLLWQKVQRFPGIELAEKLLQALGQQKTGAKIFFYGGAPGVAAKTADFWQQQIPDLSIVGTHSGYHSPEEEAQLRQTLAQLQPQVIFVGLGVPRQELWIAENRHLCPQAIWIGVGGSFDIWSGTKTRAPAWLGNNNLEWLYRLYQEPWRWRRMLALPAFAVKAFVYRLTARGAIS, from the coding sequence ATGTCTAACGGCAATCAAGCATTTTCAGTGTTGGGAATACCAGTTCATGTGATGGCTGACTATCCAGGCTGGTTGTTAGAATGCCTGCACACAGGCAAAGGAACCCATGTCGTAACGCTCAATGCAGAAATGACTATGCAAGCAGAGCGAAATCAATTATTAGCTCAGGTGATTAAAAATGCTGAACTAGTGATTCCAGATGGAGCCGGGGTTGTTCTGTATTTACGATGGCTGTTATGGCAAAAAGTGCAGCGTTTTCCAGGGATTGAATTAGCAGAAAAACTTTTGCAAGCCCTTGGGCAACAAAAGACAGGGGCTAAGATATTTTTCTATGGAGGAGCGCCTGGAGTGGCTGCAAAAACGGCAGATTTTTGGCAGCAGCAAATTCCAGATTTGAGTATAGTAGGCACTCACTCAGGCTACCATTCCCCAGAAGAAGAAGCACAATTGCGGCAAACTCTGGCTCAATTGCAGCCACAAGTGATTTTTGTCGGTTTGGGGGTGCCGCGTCAAGAGTTATGGATTGCCGAAAACCGCCATTTGTGTCCTCAAGCAATTTGGATTGGCGTTGGTGGCAGTTTTGATATTTGGTCGGGAACTAAAACTCGCGCTCCCGCCTGGTTAGGAAATAATAATTTGGAATGGTTGTATCGCCTTTATCAAGAACCTTGGCGCTGGCGAAGGATGTTGGCTTTGCCAGCATTTGCGGTGAAAGCGTTTGTTTATCGATTGACAGCAAGGGGTGCAATTAGTTAA
- the ftsE gene encoding cell division ATP-binding protein FtsE: protein MPVLTTQVKKDKSFHGEDSETQQHSSNTTTKVQLQSVTKTYTNGTHALLNANLEVKKGEFLFITGPSGSGKSTLLKLLYGQELPTQGEVIVDECNVADLRGDRLSLLRRRIGIVFQDYKLITQRTVAENVTFVLQAQGYTRKEIQRRLEPTLKLVGLLSKADCFPDQLSGGEQQRVSIARAIVGTPPLLLADEPTGNLDADNSWQVIQILQKLNSFGATVIVTTHDEQLVRRCNHPVVQVRNGRLSRK, encoded by the coding sequence ATGCCAGTATTAACAACTCAAGTTAAGAAAGACAAATCCTTTCATGGAGAGGACAGTGAAACTCAACAGCACAGTAGCAATACTACTACAAAGGTACAATTGCAATCTGTAACCAAGACTTATACTAACGGCACTCACGCCTTATTGAATGCAAATCTTGAGGTAAAAAAGGGAGAATTTCTGTTTATCACGGGGCCAAGTGGTTCTGGTAAATCAACGCTCTTGAAACTGCTGTATGGCCAGGAATTACCTACACAGGGAGAAGTGATTGTTGATGAATGTAATGTAGCGGATTTGCGGGGCGATCGCTTGTCATTATTGCGGCGACGGATTGGGATTGTGTTTCAAGACTATAAACTCATTACCCAACGAACAGTAGCGGAAAATGTCACTTTTGTGCTGCAAGCTCAAGGGTATACCCGTAAAGAAATTCAACGACGTTTAGAACCAACCTTAAAGCTGGTAGGTTTACTGAGTAAAGCTGACTGCTTTCCAGATCAACTGTCTGGGGGAGAGCAGCAACGGGTAAGTATTGCCCGTGCGATCGTTGGTACACCACCCCTACTGTTGGCCGATGAGCCTACTGGAAATCTCGATGCAGATAATTCCTGGCAAGTAATCCAGATTCTCCAGAAGTTAAATTCCTTTGGGGCTACGGTAATTGTTACCACCCACGATGAGCAATTGGTACGGCGGTGCAATCATCCGGTAGTGCAAGTTCGTAATGGAAGGCTGTCTCGAAAATAG
- a CDS encoding armadillo-type fold-containing protein — protein MAQASSSWQQLINQIPNWNWSLTKFKTKGAIKQQTFKRFSGPGGFLGFLTIIIAMLLWNWKLLLALLIGIGVMVLVYSMQEWDWQLRWSKIRNFLNSSNRRLALAVISGGIATVSTYMAAAIWVDSHSHWIAAGAIVQGVGTLLTLILLVWQIVNFYENREEDHLDQLLVNLTEKDPLKRLIALNQLTKFISRKRVDSSVRQDVVQCLQLLLSREEEVVVREAAFKSLQACDRLQVLPPKTAVPFVPVSAKVKHHVY, from the coding sequence GTGGCACAGGCTTCGTCTTCTTGGCAGCAATTGATCAACCAAATCCCCAACTGGAACTGGTCGCTGACAAAATTCAAGACAAAGGGAGCCATAAAGCAGCAAACATTTAAACGTTTCTCTGGCCCTGGGGGCTTTCTTGGGTTCCTGACAATTATCATTGCCATGTTGTTGTGGAACTGGAAACTGCTACTGGCTCTCTTAATCGGCATTGGAGTAATGGTATTGGTTTACTCAATGCAGGAGTGGGACTGGCAATTGCGCTGGTCAAAAATACGTAATTTCTTAAACAGTTCAAATCGTCGGTTAGCTTTAGCAGTTATCAGTGGTGGTATTGCTACTGTCAGCACTTACATGGCAGCGGCAATATGGGTTGACTCTCACAGTCACTGGATTGCTGCTGGTGCGATTGTGCAAGGTGTGGGAACCCTGTTAACTTTAATTTTATTGGTATGGCAAATTGTCAACTTCTATGAAAATCGAGAAGAAGACCATCTCGATCAGTTATTGGTCAATTTAACAGAGAAAGATCCATTGAAACGGTTGATTGCCCTAAATCAACTAACTAAATTCATTAGTCGTAAGCGAGTTGATTCTTCAGTGCGGCAAGATGTTGTCCAATGCTTGCAACTCCTACTCAGTCGAGAGGAAGAAGTTGTAGTGCGAGAGGCAGCTTTTAAGAGTTTACAAGCCTGCGATCGCCTACAAGTGCTACCCCCCAAAACAGCAGTACCTTTCGTACCCGTATCAGCAAAAGTCAAACACCACGTTTATTAG
- a CDS encoding alpha/beta fold hydrolase — protein MFQPLGFEQRSIDTSLGRMVYYTATGAPWQDDGTAKDDRETLVFLHGFGGGSSAYEWSKVYPAFAAEYRVIAPDLLGWGRSEHPARSYKIEDYLTTIREFFEQTCTGPVTAIASSLTAAFTIRVAADRPDLFKSLILTTPAGLSDFGEDYSRSFFAQLVSVPIVDRLLYSTGVATSGGIRGFLQQRQFAQSNRVYQEIVDAYLQSAQQPNAEYAALSFVRGDLCFDLSFYIQQLTTPTAIIWGQKSEFTGPSIGRRLAEINPQAIRFFQQLEDVGLTPQLELPAVTIGLIRKFLPLLN, from the coding sequence ATGTTTCAACCACTAGGATTTGAACAACGTTCTATAGATACCTCACTAGGTAGAATGGTATATTACACTGCTACTGGAGCACCTTGGCAGGATGATGGAACTGCCAAAGACGATCGGGAAACTTTGGTATTCCTGCACGGCTTTGGTGGTGGGTCTTCTGCTTATGAGTGGTCGAAAGTTTATCCGGCTTTTGCGGCTGAATATCGAGTCATTGCGCCAGATTTACTCGGTTGGGGTAGGTCTGAACATCCAGCACGGAGTTATAAGATTGAGGATTATTTGACCACGATTCGGGAGTTTTTCGAGCAGACTTGTACTGGGCCAGTAACAGCGATCGCTTCTTCTTTGACCGCAGCATTTACAATTCGGGTAGCGGCAGATCGTCCTGATTTATTCAAGTCTTTAATTCTTACCACCCCCGCCGGACTTTCCGACTTTGGCGAAGACTACTCTCGTAGTTTTTTTGCCCAGTTAGTTAGCGTTCCCATTGTCGATCGTTTACTTTATAGCACTGGAGTTGCTACTAGTGGTGGTATTCGCGGCTTCTTACAACAACGGCAATTTGCTCAATCCAATCGAGTCTACCAGGAAATTGTAGATGCTTATCTACAATCTGCCCAACAGCCTAATGCTGAGTATGCAGCACTGTCCTTTGTACGTGGCGATTTGTGCTTTGATTTATCTTTTTACATTCAACAATTAACCACTCCCACCGCCATTATTTGGGGACAAAAGTCAGAATTTACAGGGCCCTCAATTGGTCGCCGCCTTGCCGAAATCAATCCCCAAGCAATCCGATTTTTTCAACAGTTGGAAGATGTCGGATTAACACCACAGTTGGAATTGCCAGCAGTGACAATCGGGTTAATTCGCAAATTTTTGCCTTTGCTTAATTAA
- a CDS encoding DUF4330 domain-containing protein, whose protein sequence is MAILDSKGRLFGKINLLDLGAALVILLVIFGIFVFPGTSGSVAQVGAKTVPIEVDLVVRGLNVRDPEKLIDNGLKKGEKTNVIIRNQPYGQIEIKSIQQLPRTINVFQPDGTVKELPDPKRNNYSADFLLTLDGKAQVTESGPVLGNSKVKIGMPFELEGFDYNFNATVIDIRLKDK, encoded by the coding sequence ATGGCTATTTTAGATTCAAAAGGTCGCTTGTTTGGCAAAATCAATCTTCTAGATTTAGGTGCGGCGCTGGTAATTTTGCTAGTTATCTTTGGCATCTTTGTTTTTCCTGGCACTTCTGGTTCCGTTGCCCAAGTCGGTGCGAAAACAGTACCTATAGAAGTAGACTTAGTAGTTCGTGGTTTGAATGTACGTGACCCGGAAAAATTAATCGACAATGGTTTAAAAAAGGGTGAAAAAACTAATGTAATTATCCGCAATCAACCATACGGACAGATTGAAATTAAATCTATTCAACAGCTACCTAGAACAATCAATGTCTTCCAACCAGATGGTACTGTTAAAGAACTGCCAGATCCAAAAAGAAACAATTATAGTGCAGATTTTCTTTTGACTTTAGATGGCAAAGCCCAAGTTACTGAAAGTGGGCCAGTTTTGGGTAACAGTAAAGTGAAAATTGGGATGCCATTTGAGTTAGAAGGCTTTGACTACAACTTCAATGCAACTGTCATTGATATCAGATTGAAAGATAAATAA
- a CDS encoding M48 family metallopeptidase: protein MFNWKGFAANYRVWRRRWFYPLISVVVALSLCLSTPLPGRTLDFLPLLLQGVQAFQLSNISPNQEVDLGKQINQELVGSQVRLYRNPEVNRYVEQVGRRLAANSDRPDLPYNFQIVEDDSINAFATLGGYVYVHTGLLKTADNEAELASVLAHEIGHIGGKHVVKQMQQKALESGLLTAAGLDRNSAVQIGVQLARDLPRSRKNEFEADQRGLRTLTRTGYAQSAMVSFMQKLLKKSGSTPTFLSTHPGTSDRIDALRHAINSQPSNGKYGLDKASYKANIRPLARS, encoded by the coding sequence ATGTTCAATTGGAAAGGTTTTGCTGCAAATTACCGTGTATGGCGGCGTCGCTGGTTTTATCCCCTAATTTCAGTGGTAGTCGCCCTGAGTCTGTGCCTGAGTACACCCTTGCCTGGAAGAACTTTAGATTTCTTGCCTCTTCTACTCCAAGGAGTTCAAGCATTTCAGCTTTCTAATATATCCCCTAATCAAGAAGTTGATCTTGGTAAGCAGATTAATCAGGAATTGGTCGGCAGTCAAGTCCGACTTTATCGCAATCCCGAAGTGAATCGTTATGTAGAACAAGTTGGTCGGCGTTTAGCAGCGAATAGCGATCGCCCCGATCTCCCCTATAATTTCCAGATAGTTGAGGATGACTCTATTAACGCTTTTGCGACCTTGGGCGGCTATGTATATGTCCACACAGGTTTGCTGAAAACCGCAGACAATGAAGCGGAACTGGCAAGTGTACTCGCCCATGAAATTGGTCACATTGGCGGGAAACACGTAGTCAAGCAGATGCAGCAAAAAGCCCTCGAAAGTGGTCTATTAACAGCGGCTGGCTTAGATCGAAATTCCGCAGTGCAAATTGGTGTACAGTTAGCGCGAGACTTACCACGCAGTCGTAAAAACGAATTTGAGGCCGATCAAAGAGGATTACGAACTTTGACACGTACTGGTTATGCCCAGTCAGCAATGGTCTCTTTTATGCAAAAGCTGCTGAAAAAGAGTGGTTCTACTCCAACATTTTTGAGTACACACCCCGGAACCAGCGATCGCATTGATGCCCTCAGACATGCAATTAACTCTCAACCTAGTAATGGAAAATATGGCTTGGATAAAGCTAGTTATAAAGCTAATATTCGACCATTAGCGAGGTCTTGA
- a CDS encoding metallophosphoesterase family protein, producing the protein MSETSPRRIVIGDVHGHYEGLMTLLEAIAPTSEDRVYFLGDLIDRGPHSAQVVNFVKENNYSCLLGNHEQMLLSILTNERTSSSTMQAWLFGGGQATVDSYQEAPIPDDHLDWLKALPTYLDLGDIWLTHAGVDPCKSVTEQTADELCWIREEFHSIEKPYFPDKQIIIGHTITFTLPGVSPGKLAQGKGWLDIDTGAYHPRSGWLTGLDVTNQLVYQVNIFKNYTRMLPLEEVVSTVDPAKIKVARRNKN; encoded by the coding sequence ATGAGCGAAACTAGCCCCAGACGAATTGTAATTGGGGATGTGCATGGACACTATGAAGGTTTAATGACATTATTGGAGGCGATCGCCCCCACGTCAGAAGATCGAGTCTATTTTCTGGGAGACTTAATCGATCGCGGCCCTCATAGTGCACAAGTAGTTAATTTTGTCAAGGAAAATAACTACTCATGTTTGTTGGGAAATCATGAGCAGATGTTACTAAGCATTCTGACCAATGAAAGGACTTCCTCCTCGACGATGCAAGCATGGCTATTTGGTGGAGGGCAAGCTACCGTGGACAGTTACCAAGAGGCTCCAATTCCTGATGACCATCTGGATTGGTTAAAAGCTTTGCCTACATACCTTGACTTGGGGGATATTTGGTTAACTCATGCTGGTGTTGACCCTTGCAAGTCGGTGACAGAACAAACTGCCGATGAACTGTGCTGGATACGAGAGGAATTTCACAGCATTGAAAAACCCTACTTTCCAGATAAACAAATTATCATCGGTCACACCATTACCTTTACCCTGCCGGGTGTTTCTCCTGGTAAACTGGCACAAGGAAAGGGATGGCTAGACATAGATACTGGCGCTTATCATCCCCGGAGTGGCTGGTTGACTGGACTAGATGTCACAAATCAGTTGGTTTATCAAGTTAATATTTTTAAAAATTATACCCGTATGCTGCCTTTAGAAGAGGTTGTAAGTACGGTTGATCCAGCCAAAATTAAAGTCGCTCGCCGCAATAAGAATTGA
- a CDS encoding DUF2470 domain-containing protein encodes MSNGFSAEISSRICKHMNDDHADAVVVYAKAFGGVTDAIAAEMLSIDAQGMDLTAQVNGEAVPVRIQFDHVLVDAEDAHQTLITMVKQARVKFK; translated from the coding sequence ATGTCTAATGGTTTCTCTGCTGAAATTAGTTCGCGCATCTGCAAGCACATGAATGACGATCATGCTGATGCTGTAGTTGTTTATGCTAAGGCTTTTGGTGGTGTAACAGATGCGATCGCAGCCGAAATGCTGTCAATTGATGCACAGGGTATGGATTTAACAGCGCAAGTAAATGGGGAAGCTGTACCAGTTCGCATTCAATTCGATCATGTTTTAGTAGATGCGGAAGATGCCCATCAAACTTTGATTACAATGGTGAAGCAGGCGCGGGTAAAGTTTAAATAG